Genomic window (Chitinophaga parva):
AAATAAGAGCAGAACTGGAATTGCTGGGTTATACCTTCCAGTCGGATGGTGATACAGAGGTACTGCTGAAAGGCTATGCCGCCTGGCAGGAAAACATACTGGACAAGTGCATCGGTATGTTTGCTTTTGTGATCTACGACCGGAAGAAAAATGAAGTGGTACTGTTCCGCGACCGTGCCGGTGTAAAGCCGCTGTATTATTACTGGCATCAGCAGCAACTGTTTTTTTCCTCAGAACTGAAGGGCCTCATGGCACATACCGCCTTCCCCAAAGTCATTGATCCAAACAGTTTGTCGCTCTTCCTGCAGTACAGCTACATTCCCGGTCCCTACACCATTTTCCGGCACACCCGTAAACTGTCGCCCGGGCACCTGCTCCGCGTAAGCCTGCAGCGCAGGGAAGTGGAGGAAGCAGGCTACTGGAATGTACTGAAATCTTACCAGCAGGAAGTAACAAAGCTGACCGAAACCGAGGTCATAGACCACACCCGTTCACTGCTGCACAGCGCCTATAACTACCGCATGGTAGCCGATGTGCCGGTAGGCGTGTTCCTGAGCGGCGGCTATGACAGCAGCAGCGTGGCCGCCATCCTGCAGTCTGACAGTAGCAGCAAGATCAAAACATTTACCATTGGTTATAAGGAAGCCGCGTGGGATGAATCCGCAGAAGCAAGGAAGATCGCCGGTTTCCTGGGCACAGACCACCATGAATGGATAGTGGGGCCGGAAGAAGCCAGGGGGGTATTGGAGCACCTGCCGGAGATCTACGATGAGCCTTTTGCCGATAATTCTACCGTGCCTACCACGCTGGTAAGCCAGTTTGCCGCAAAGGAAGTAAAAGTGGTTTTATCTGCCGATGGGGGCGATGAGCTGTTTGCCGGCTATAACAAATTCAACCAGTCTATCCGCTATACCAGCAGTATGCCGCAAATGGTACAGCGTTCCATCAGCGGTGTGATGTCGCTGGTATCGCCGGAGCTCATCCCGTATTTCAATAAGCAATACAACTTCTCCTCCCGCTATGAGAAAATGAAACTGATCTGGGCCAGCGGGAAGCCCCAGCAGGCGCTTAAATACATCAGCCAGTACCTCACCGAGGCAGAAGTAAGCCAGTACACTGGCCTGGCTAAAAGCAGCTACAAAACAAACTTTGACCTGAACGGTGAGCTGGGCAACATTGCCGATCCGCTGAACCGCCTGCTGGCCGTGGATTACAAGACCTTCCTGGTAGATAATAACCTGGTGAAGGTGGACCGGGCTACCATGTCGGTGAGCATTGAAGGCCGTGAGCCCATGCTGGACCACCGCCTGGTGGAGTTCCTGGCGCAGGTACCGACATCGCTGAAAACGAAAGGCGGGGTGAATAAATATATCCTGAAAGAGATCGTACATAAATACATTCCCAGGGAGTTGATGGAAAGGCCCAAACGCCCTTTCATTGCGCCCCTGCAGGAGTGGTTCCGGGATGAGCTGAAAGAGCAGATGCGCTATTACCTCACCGGTGAAAGGCTGGCCCGGTCCGGGTTTTTCCAGGTGAAGGAAGTGGAGAAGTTACTGGAGCACTACCTGGCCGGTGGTAAAGTAAGCCACCAGAAATTATGGAATATGCTGGTGTTCCAGCTTTGGTACAGCCGGTGGATAGAAAAACTATAGGCAATGGGAAGTGACAAAAAGATAAGAGTGCTGGAGACCATCCGCCAGGGAAAAATAGGCGGGGGAGAAAGCCATGTGCTGGACCTGGTAGCTACGCTGAACAAAGACGAGTTTGAGCCGGTGGTACTATCTTTCACAGACGGGCCCATGATCGAAGCGCTGCAGCAGATGGGCATACCGGTCCGGGTGATCCAAAGTGAAAAAGCATTTGACATCGGCGTGTGGAAAGCGGTAAAACGTTTTATTGCCGCTGAAAAGATAGATATTGTGCACGTGCACGGCACCCGGGCAAACACCAATGTGCTGTGGGCCGCCCGCAGCCTGGGCCTGCCCATCGTGTACACTATCCACGGGTGGTCTTTCCATGAAGGGCTGCACCCGGTGGCAAAACGACTGCGCATTGCCGCAGAGAAATTTATTACCGGAAAGGCCCGCGTTAATATCTGCGTTTCCGCTGCCAATCAACAGGCTGGCAACCACGCTTTCGGCACCTTCAACAGCATCGTGATCCGGAATGGGGTGAACCTGCAGAAGTTCAATGCAGCCGGCGGGTATACGGATATCAGGGCTTTGTTTAACATACCGGCAGATAAGATCGTGGTATGCTACATTGCCCGGATGACCTACCAGAAAGACCCGCTTACCATGGTGAGGGCTTTTGCACAGGCACATGCCGGCGCACCGCAGCTGCACCTGCTGATGGTGGGCGATGGTGAGCTGAAGGAAGCCACCATGCAGGAAGCGACAAAACTGGGCGTGGAACGGATGATCACGTTTGCGGGCTTCCGGCAAGATATCCCGGCCATCCTGAGCGCCGCAGATATTTACTGCCTGCCCTCTTTATGGGAAGGATTTCCCATCGGGGTGCTGGAAGCCATGGCCATGGGCAAGGCCGTAGTGGCCACGGATGTAGATGGCACCCGGGAAGCCGTGACCCACAACAAAAACGGGGTACTGGTACAGCCACAGGATGTAAACGGCATTGCGCAGGAATTGATCGCATTGGCCACAGACCCGCAACGCAGGGCGTCCCTGCAGGAAGAAGCCCGGGCCACCGTGTTGCAAAATTTCAATGTAACCGGGATGACGGGTGCAGTAGAAAAGGTTTATCATCAACTACATAAAAGTTAACTTACTATTCGTGATATGAGAACAACCGCAATAACCTACGGATACGATCGAATTGCCGATATAAAAAGACTGAACTTCATCACAGACAGCCTGAAGCAGTATATTCCCGACGGCGGCAGTGTGCTGGATGTAGGATGTGGCAATGGCGTGATCAGCCGGCACCTGGGCCAGTTTGGCTACAACGTGCTGGGCATAGATATCAGCGAAAAAACCATTGCCGTGGCTAACAAAGCCAATACTTATCCCAACGTGAAATTTGCAGCCATCAGCGCAGAAGCACTGACCGCGCAGGGCGAAACCTACGACGCCGTGATCTGCAGTGAAGTGATAGAGCACCTGGACCAGCCGGAGTTATTACTGCACACCATACACGCCTCCCTGAAGGATGACGGCCTGCTGATCGTTACCGTGCCCAATGGCAACGGGCCGCGGGAGCTGTGCGTAACAAGGCCCATGCTGAAAGCCAGGAACAATCCTGCTGTGTGGAATAGCATTAACAAAGTAAAGAAAGCGTTAGGCTTCAGGGGTACCACCGCGCAGTCGCAGGCGGATAACCTGGACCACGTGCAATTCTTTACCCGGAATGATCTCCGTGAACTGGCCAGGAACAGCTCATTTGATATTATCCGGTTTGCCAAGACAAACTTCGTGGAGGATGTGTTTCCTTTTTCCATCCTGACACGCCGCATAAAATTCCTGCAAACGATCGATTGCCAGGTAGCGGAAATACTGCCTTACGCCTTTACCGGCGGGTTTAACACCCTGTGGCGTAAAGCAAATAAATAGGGGTTTCTTTATTAGGATATGGTCTCAACCCAAAAAAGGGTATCTCAGTTGTAACGCTGTGATACCCTTTTCATTTATAAGATCCCGGTATTATTAACGGGTACTTTTTTGCTGTACATGCGCATCAATGGCGTCCAGCA
Coding sequences:
- the asnB gene encoding asparagine synthase (glutamine-hydrolyzing), with the translated sequence MTDAMTHRGPNDAGYEVFEQEHAMIGLGQRRLSILDLSASGHQPMHFDAYTIIFNGEIYNFREIRAELELLGYTFQSDGDTEVLLKGYAAWQENILDKCIGMFAFVIYDRKKNEVVLFRDRAGVKPLYYYWHQQQLFFSSELKGLMAHTAFPKVIDPNSLSLFLQYSYIPGPYTIFRHTRKLSPGHLLRVSLQRREVEEAGYWNVLKSYQQEVTKLTETEVIDHTRSLLHSAYNYRMVADVPVGVFLSGGYDSSSVAAILQSDSSSKIKTFTIGYKEAAWDESAEARKIAGFLGTDHHEWIVGPEEARGVLEHLPEIYDEPFADNSTVPTTLVSQFAAKEVKVVLSADGGDELFAGYNKFNQSIRYTSSMPQMVQRSISGVMSLVSPELIPYFNKQYNFSSRYEKMKLIWASGKPQQALKYISQYLTEAEVSQYTGLAKSSYKTNFDLNGELGNIADPLNRLLAVDYKTFLVDNNLVKVDRATMSVSIEGREPMLDHRLVEFLAQVPTSLKTKGGVNKYILKEIVHKYIPRELMERPKRPFIAPLQEWFRDELKEQMRYYLTGERLARSGFFQVKEVEKLLEHYLAGGKVSHQKLWNMLVFQLWYSRWIEKL
- a CDS encoding glycosyltransferase family 4 protein produces the protein MGSDKKIRVLETIRQGKIGGGESHVLDLVATLNKDEFEPVVLSFTDGPMIEALQQMGIPVRVIQSEKAFDIGVWKAVKRFIAAEKIDIVHVHGTRANTNVLWAARSLGLPIVYTIHGWSFHEGLHPVAKRLRIAAEKFITGKARVNICVSAANQQAGNHAFGTFNSIVIRNGVNLQKFNAAGGYTDIRALFNIPADKIVVCYIARMTYQKDPLTMVRAFAQAHAGAPQLHLLMVGDGELKEATMQEATKLGVERMITFAGFRQDIPAILSAADIYCLPSLWEGFPIGVLEAMAMGKAVVATDVDGTREAVTHNKNGVLVQPQDVNGIAQELIALATDPQRRASLQEEARATVLQNFNVTGMTGAVEKVYHQLHKS
- a CDS encoding class I SAM-dependent methyltransferase; amino-acid sequence: MRTTAITYGYDRIADIKRLNFITDSLKQYIPDGGSVLDVGCGNGVISRHLGQFGYNVLGIDISEKTIAVANKANTYPNVKFAAISAEALTAQGETYDAVICSEVIEHLDQPELLLHTIHASLKDDGLLIVTVPNGNGPRELCVTRPMLKARNNPAVWNSINKVKKALGFRGTTAQSQADNLDHVQFFTRNDLRELARNSSFDIIRFAKTNFVEDVFPFSILTRRIKFLQTIDCQVAEILPYAFTGGFNTLWRKANK